Proteins co-encoded in one Dethiosulfovibrio salsuginis genomic window:
- the istA gene encoding IS21 family transposase — MVDKEFIRKQYFSKGVSIRELSRMHKMSRKTIRKFLVDSSIPQYTRHISRPKPVTGAYCPVILSWLKKDLEAPKKQRHTAKRIYDRLVIEYDFQGAESTIRALVRELRREIDPAPRAFIPLSTEPGEQGQVDWGEATVRIGGENRKVFLFCMRLRYSGAPYVRAFPNTKQESFLAGHRYGFEFFGGIPKECLYDNLSSAVSKVLKGPKRVENPWFCSLKGHYLFESQFCGVAKGNEKGSVENLVGFVRRNALVPVPEVPDLETLNDHLEEWCLVRRGKRWNEEQKHLNPLPSIPFDCAITAQLRVSPTSLIRYDGNMYSVPVGHEREIVTVCARRDSETEDFSKKGKTLSSWESQEQAKPILL; from the coding sequence ATGGTCGACAAAGAGTTTATCCGAAAACAGTATTTTAGCAAAGGGGTATCGATTCGAGAGTTGTCTCGGATGCATAAGATGAGCCGCAAGACCATTCGTAAATTTTTGGTCGACTCGTCAATACCGCAATACACACGTCATATTTCTCGCCCCAAGCCTGTGACGGGAGCATACTGTCCCGTAATTCTGTCTTGGCTAAAGAAAGATCTCGAGGCTCCTAAGAAGCAACGTCACACAGCGAAGAGGATCTACGACCGGCTGGTCATTGAATACGATTTTCAAGGGGCAGAGTCGACGATACGAGCGTTGGTTCGGGAGCTTCGAAGAGAGATCGATCCAGCTCCTCGTGCATTTATTCCCCTCAGTACAGAACCAGGAGAACAGGGGCAGGTGGATTGGGGGGAGGCGACGGTCCGTATTGGAGGGGAGAACCGAAAGGTATTCCTTTTTTGTATGAGGCTACGCTACAGTGGAGCTCCTTACGTTAGAGCCTTCCCAAACACCAAGCAGGAGAGCTTTCTGGCAGGTCATCGTTATGGTTTTGAGTTTTTTGGAGGTATCCCCAAGGAATGCCTCTACGACAATCTCTCTTCTGCGGTCAGCAAGGTCCTGAAGGGACCGAAGAGAGTCGAAAACCCATGGTTTTGCAGCCTGAAAGGGCACTATCTTTTCGAAAGCCAATTTTGTGGCGTGGCGAAAGGCAACGAAAAGGGGTCCGTGGAAAATCTGGTCGGCTTTGTTCGACGTAATGCTTTGGTTCCGGTTCCCGAGGTCCCGGACTTGGAGACGTTGAATGATCATCTGGAAGAATGGTGTCTGGTCCGTAGAGGAAAGCGGTGGAACGAGGAACAAAAGCATCTCAATCCCCTTCCCTCCATTCCTTTCGATTGCGCCATTACAGCCCAGCTTAGAGTAAGCCCTACGTCATTGATTCGTTACGATGGGAATATGTACTCCGTCCCAGTCGGCCATGAAAGGGAAATCGTCACGGTCTGCGCTAGACGGGACTCGGAAACGGAGGATTTCTCAAAAAAGGGGAAAACCTTATCCTCCTGGGAAAGTCAGGAACAGGCAAAACCCATATTGCTATAG
- a CDS encoding helix-turn-helix transcriptional regulator → MPKDTSSVKLDRLNRLMGILYSGRAVTKNLILDEIGYTTSRTFERDMAFLREAYMVDIRYDRLCGGYILEGRGSFILNFTLREKEILALIAGLRMSSHFLPHLDKDAQELWAKMRSSLPESLLNQGDILGQSVVLSLPVSQMDPRAFDTILEAIKDLKNIQFSYRSPYGQGNATTRVVSPWGVFFQSHAWYLWGSHPKVPKGVTYRISRIKSIITSPDTTFAKPPEGTDIVGHSSSGWYGYTGDASIPVKIEISQPLGDIVKETLWHPTQSFLDRDDGVVVMTAEVPDIGAVARWIMASAPHAKAKEPEELVQKVAELAHGMAKEHEVL, encoded by the coding sequence ATGCCTAAAGACACATCCTCAGTAAAACTGGATCGACTTAATCGCCTTATGGGGATACTCTACTCGGGAAGGGCAGTGACAAAAAATTTAATATTAGATGAAATAGGATACACCACATCTCGAACTTTCGAGAGAGATATGGCTTTCCTCCGTGAGGCCTACATGGTGGATATAAGATACGACAGGCTCTGCGGAGGTTATATTCTGGAAGGTAGGGGATCATTTATCCTCAATTTCACCTTGCGGGAAAAGGAGATCCTAGCGCTAATCGCTGGGCTGAGAATGTCCTCTCATTTTTTGCCCCATCTGGATAAAGACGCACAAGAGCTATGGGCAAAGATGCGATCGTCACTGCCGGAATCCCTTCTTAACCAGGGAGATATATTAGGCCAGAGCGTCGTCCTGTCTCTCCCTGTATCCCAGATGGACCCTAGAGCCTTTGACACCATACTGGAGGCCATAAAGGATCTCAAAAACATACAGTTTTCCTATCGATCTCCCTACGGACAGGGAAATGCCACGACCAGAGTGGTCTCTCCTTGGGGCGTTTTCTTTCAATCTCACGCATGGTATCTTTGGGGTAGCCACCCGAAAGTTCCTAAAGGCGTGACCTACCGAATATCCCGAATAAAATCGATTATCACCTCACCGGACACCACATTTGCAAAACCGCCTGAGGGAACGGACATAGTGGGGCACTCCTCTTCAGGCTGGTATGGCTACACAGGAGACGCCTCCATACCGGTAAAGATAGAGATATCACAGCCTTTAGGGGATATCGTAAAAGAAACCTTATGGCACCCAACACAAAGCTTCCTCGACAGAGACGACGGAGTGGTTGTCATGACAGCCGAGGTTCCCGATATAGGCGCTGTCGCTCGATGGATAATGGCGAGCGCTCCCCACGCAAAGGCAAAAGAACCGGAAGAGCTAGTACAAAAGGTCGCAGAGCTAGCCCACGGCATGGCGAAGGAGCATGAAGTTCTTTGA
- a CDS encoding GIY-YIG nuclease family protein, whose amino-acid sequence MGLLDEILKICLTITETDSASLKSAYIDKKAPSGPGVYKIFYKGQLMKVGKAEDGLRKRFSDYYRGPAVGTARLKYITSSNRDDVSVFWQKCPASEARKIETMWYDQARKKGEALPWSDRR is encoded by the coding sequence ATGGGACTTCTTGACGAAATATTAAAAATATGCTTAACTATAACTGAAACAGATTCGGCATCCCTAAAAAGCGCTTATATTGATAAAAAAGCACCGAGTGGCCCTGGAGTATACAAGATCTTCTATAAAGGGCAGTTGATGAAAGTAGGAAAAGCAGAGGACGGCCTGAGGAAAAGGTTTAGCGATTACTATCGAGGACCAGCAGTCGGAACTGCGAGATTAAAATATATCACCTCGAGCAATCGTGATGATGTTAGTGTTTTCTGGCAGAAATGCCCTGCATCGGAAGCTAGAAAGATAGAAACCATGTGGTATGACCAAGCAAGAAAAAAAGGCGAAGCTTTACCCTGGTCGGATAGAAGATAG